Part of the Oncorhynchus nerka isolate Pitt River linkage group LG14, Oner_Uvic_2.0, whole genome shotgun sequence genome is shown below.
TTGACTGTCCTAGCCCCACATTATGTCACTGACTGTCATACCCCACATTATGTCAGATGTCCTAGCCCCACATTTGTCATTTAATTGACTGTCACAGCcccacattatgtcagactaattgactgtcacagccccacattatgtcagactaattgactgtccTAGTCCCAGCcccacattatgtcagactaattgactgtccTAGTAGACTAATTGACTGTCCACATTATGCCCCACATCCAGACCACTGACTGTCCCAGCcccacattatgtcagactaattgactgtccTAGTCCCAGCTCCACATTATTGACTAATTGATCATGCcccacattatgtcagactaattgactgtcctagcctacattatgtcagactaattaGACTGTCTCAGTCCCAGCCCCACATGGAGTACTGAATGAATGATCATCCAATCAGgcattatgtcagactaattgactgtcagccccacattatgtcagactaattgactgtcacagccccacattatgtcagactaattgactgtccTAGTCCCACATTATGTCAGACACTGACTGTCCTAGCCTGGCAGGTCAACACTGACTGTCCTAGTcccacattatgtcagactaattgactgtcctagcctacattatgtcagactaattgactgtcctagtcccacattatgtcagactaattgactgtcctagtcccacattatgtcagactaattgactgtcctagtcccacattatgtcagactaattgactgtccTAGTCCCACATTAAAAGTATGTGATGGTGAGTTAAGAGAATCAGAAACTGTTAGAATGGTTTTCTATTGACTGACACAGCCCCAAATAAATAAAAGTTACCTTTGGCTGTTAATTACAGCATTTCTTCTTTCACGTGGTCGCGAGAGTTTTCAGATATAAAAATAGGGTTGAGGGCCCCaaaaaaaagtttgggaacccctggtcCTAGGGTTTACTGAGAACGGTGCGAAACGCATCCAGTCAgcagcagtcctgtgggtgaaaacagctcgttgatgagcgGTCGAAGGGCAATGGCAACAGCCGTGCACGCTAACAGGCAAAATAACTAGTCACTAGTCCATCCccccgaagaattcaggctgttgtaGAGGCAAAGTGGGGTTCGACacagtactagatgggtgtacctaataaactggcccgTGAATGTATCTAGGTAATAGTCTGTACAATGAACACAACAGCAAATGCCATTAACCTCAGGCCAAAAGACCAGTTATGGTACTGCACTTCTAAAATGCCCTATGTATAGCTAAATGACTCATAACAAAAGACCATAGTAATGGAATCCCCAGGGAGAGGAACACCAGACAGGTGGTTTAGGGTTAATGTAGGAATCCCCAGGGAGAGGTACACCAGACAGGTGGTTTAGGGTTAATGTAGGAATCCCCAGGGAGAGGTACACCAGACAGGTGGTTTAGGGTTAATGTAGGAATCCCCAGGGAGATTAGACCAGAGACAGGTGACTTACTGCATAGCAGCGTAGTAGAAGGTCCCGAACCAGACGCTGGAGGTCAGGAGATGGACAGGTATCATCACCTTCCCATACTGCTTGAAGGTCTTCTTGAACCTCTGGACCAGACCAATGGACTTGTCCTGCAGAGGGTCTATCTCTGGAGCCTCCGGTGGGGCCTCCACAGGCAGCTTGGAGGAGTCTGCCCCATAGACGGGCTCTGTTCCAGCCAGGCTGAGGGGATGGCTGGGTGGGTCCTGGTCCTCCGGCCGGAGCTTGGGCTGTTCTACTGCCCTGTTAAAGGCTGAGGTACTGACCCAGCGCTGGCCGGGCCCGGGGGGCAGGCGGCCTACAATACACACCGACACGGCCAGGCGAGCCTCACACACCGACAGGCCCACGACCACAGGCCGCACGTAGGCCATCTGCCGCAATGCACCCTGGGACAGAACACGATGCATCTCCTCCTCCCTGAGACGTTTGACCACAGAGCCTGCAGACagcacacatcatcatcatcatcgtttaCTAATGACTATCATTTACAACAGGAGTAATCATTTATGTTGATAAGTATATATTAAGTTAGGAACGCTATAAATCAGAGTGAAGAAACGTATCTGATGATAAGACATAATACCAAAACATACCTCCAACTAGAACAGGTCAACCATTAATCCAACACCTGAAATGAAAACGTCCAAATAAAATGACACAACAGACTAATCCAGTAGCCACTACTGTGGGTGATCCTCAGCTAAACAACCAAAGTTCTGGTTGAACTAAGTTAACTAGCTACACAGCCATATTCGGATATATAGCGAAACAAGGCAAATaaaaagctagctagcaaacCAACTATAGTAAGTAGCTAGTCTGCTcgctaagtagctagctagccaagttTACTATGTGCAAAGGTTAGCTACAGAACTTGCAAAACATCTTAGTTATCCTTctagagctagctggctagctgtcaCATACGCAGAGGCTTCTGTGTGGTTGACATTGGGGGAGTCTGGAGGACGACAAAAACTTGCTTCACTTATAAAGCTTCCAGAACAACCCTGTGGAAACACGTGCCAGTTTTAGATGtggttagctaacgttagttgtcTGGCTGAAGCCTGATTCTGACAGAACGACAACTGGGGTTGTTTTGCTTACTGGCTAAGTTAGCTAGCCCGACACTTGGCAAAGtagttgtgtatatatatacatttttcggGAAGTTGTAAAACTACGTGACGAAGATGACACGTAACGGAATACATACATTGAATGTAAGAGGTTTTTGATCCTGTCAAAAAGTGTTTTCTGTAGCGTGAAGGAGCCATGCTACAGAATGACCGTCCGTCGTAGAAGATCTTACAGCAGAGCTCGAGGGGAATCCGCGTGTCCTCGGACAGCGCACGGCATCAGCGGATTTCGTAGTTTATTTGTCGCGAGATTTGGTGTCTGCAAATTGCGTAAAAACAGCACTTCCCGATATGCCTAGAACCTTTCGGTCAGAATGACCATTTCTTTGAAAGAGCTTTTACAACCTTCAACCAGCGATAGGCGTCTGTAAACATAATCAACATCGTTCCACTTTATGTTGTAAGTGTCCAAGTTGGTACACGAACACTCAAATGTTACCTTTTTGTGTAAATATAGTCATCACATATTCACTGCACTTAGCCTGTAATAACAAATTTACGTCCGTCTTTATGGAACCAATGCACACCCTCCTCTTATATTCAAtgtgatgtttctctgttcctcgTTTCTCTCTTTTCTGTGCTGCAGATCGCTTAACAACTTGATGGTATGTTAAAAGTTTAATCAATTTGACATTAACCTGAATCGTCTCTCTTCATTTTACCCACAAACAAATTCACTTAGTCTAGGACAGTCCCCTGTAAGCTCAGTTGGTAACGCATGGTGCTTGCAATACCAGCGTTGTGGGTTTCATTCACGGGGTTGAAGTATGAAAAAGAAAAGTAtataaatgtatgcactcactaatgTAACTGGTGTCTGCTAAATGTtagcatatttattttattttattatgccGGTATAACTTAGCAGCTTTGACGTGCGTCGACCAAATAGCGGCTGAAGTGCAAATATGATCTAATGGTGACGTCATCTTGCCAATGCGCAAACGTCTCCATACTACGTCAGCCCAATGTATAATGTATTCATCGGGGCGACGTCGGCGAGATGTATGTGTGCCGTCTGGGAAGACCTTATGGGGGTCATATTGAGGTCATTTTGACCGTAGTCTAGCAGTTATCGGAAAGAATAGTCGACTTTCTGATAGAGCCACCACATTCCACACATAGCTGGGGCATGTCTAAAGAAGTATTTTTGGGGTTATAGTGCCATCACAGATTTAGTCCATTACCCCCTGGCGGCTATTTCCAATATGGCGGCCATTCAGCTGCAGGGGGTCATATTGGACCAGATCCACTTGGCCATATATTCCACACATAATTGGTGCATACAGCCCAATGATGACTTAAAATGTTTGAGGGGCTAAAAACTGGCCCCAAAATGCCATATGTACATATCCTTTAAACGTTTAGTAGAAAATGGTGAAGGTGAAAATTACTGTTTTTTGTAAATGTTCCAATAGTTCACATGTAAACACTCTTAAAAGTAATATATATACTGGTGTTCCCTGAAGTTTACTGATTGTAATGATATATAATTATATCATTGTATTACAATTTGTGTAAATTTTAAGACAAATTACAGGAAACCTGCCCTGTACACGTCACTTtaggtcaaatcaaatgtatttatatagcccttcttacatcagctgatatctcaaagtgctgtacagaaactcagcctaaaaccccaaaacagcaagcaatgcaggtgtagaagcacggtggctaggaaaactctagaaaggccaaaacctaggaagaaacttagagaggaaccaggctatgaggggtggccagtcctcttctgactgtgcctggtggagattataaacctagagaggaaccagggtatgaggagtggccagtcctcttctggctgtgccgggtggagattataaacctagagaggaaccaggctatgaggggtggagattataaaccagagaggaaccagggtatgaggtggccagtcctcttctggctgtgccgggtagagaggaaccaggctatgaggggtggccagtcctcttctggctgtgccgggtagagaggaaccaggct
Proteins encoded:
- the LOC135574931 gene encoding uncharacterized protein C18orf19 homolog B-like, with the translated sequence MHRVLSQGALRQMAYVRPVVVGLSVCEARLAVSVCIVGRLPPGPGQRWVSTSAFNRAVEQPKLRPEDQDPPSHPLSLAGTEPVYGADSSKLPVEAPPEAPEIDPLQDKSIGLVQRFKKTFKQYGKVMIPVHLLTSSVWFGTFYYAAMQGVNVVHSH